Proteins encoded in a region of the uncultured Paludibaculum sp. genome:
- a CDS encoding tetratricopeptide repeat protein: protein MTTLVLALLLGFQGARAQTPDSILEKAVAAHQAGNLDAAVAGYRAYLKAGQDNVNVRSNLGAALARQGRYSEAIDEYKAGLKLDPSHTGISLNLALAYYKMGDIGDAAKELSTLRALTPDNMQATLLLADCFLQMGQNDKVIDLLLPLQRDHAGDLGMAYLLGTALVRDKREQEGQKILDPIFKRGDSAETRLLMGTAKLNAADFAGAMEDLGKAVQMNPSLPSANAYYGQSLMATGDTAGAATAFRQELKLNPNDFNSNLNLAVILKQDQSWDEALQYLGRALKVRPGDLRVRYQLGTIYLSQGKVEQARKELESTVKEAPQFTEAHVSLATVYYRLKLKAEGDKERAIVLKLNAEAQARQPKGQPETEQKNP from the coding sequence ATGACCACGCTAGTGCTGGCGCTACTTCTCGGCTTTCAGGGAGCGCGCGCGCAAACGCCAGACTCGATTCTGGAGAAGGCGGTGGCGGCGCACCAGGCGGGCAATCTGGATGCGGCCGTGGCGGGCTACCGGGCGTATCTGAAGGCGGGCCAGGACAACGTGAACGTGCGCTCGAACCTCGGAGCGGCTCTGGCGCGGCAAGGCCGTTATTCCGAGGCGATCGACGAGTATAAGGCCGGCCTAAAGCTGGATCCCAGCCACACGGGCATCTCCCTCAATCTGGCGCTGGCGTACTACAAGATGGGCGACATCGGCGATGCGGCCAAAGAGTTGTCGACGTTGCGGGCACTGACTCCGGACAACATGCAGGCTACGCTGCTGCTGGCGGACTGTTTCCTGCAGATGGGACAGAACGATAAGGTCATCGACCTCCTGTTACCGCTCCAGAGGGACCATGCCGGCGATCTCGGAATGGCCTATTTACTGGGCACGGCGCTGGTGCGGGACAAACGCGAGCAGGAAGGCCAGAAGATTCTCGACCCAATTTTCAAGCGCGGCGATTCGGCCGAGACACGGCTGCTGATGGGCACCGCGAAGTTGAACGCCGCCGATTTCGCCGGGGCAATGGAAGACTTGGGCAAGGCCGTACAGATGAATCCAAGCCTGCCTTCGGCGAACGCCTATTACGGACAATCGCTGATGGCGACGGGTGATACAGCGGGCGCGGCCACGGCGTTCCGGCAGGAGCTGAAACTCAATCCGAACGACTTCAACTCGAACCTCAACCTGGCGGTGATCCTGAAGCAGGACCAGTCGTGGGACGAGGCGCTGCAGTACCTGGGCCGGGCCCTCAAGGTGAGGCCGGGCGACCTGCGGGTGCGGTATCAGTTGGGGACGATCTATCTGTCGCAAGGCAAGGTGGAACAGGCACGGAAGGAACTGGAGTCGACGGTGAAGGAGGCTCCGCAGTTTACCGAGGCGCATGTGTCGCTGGCCACGGTGTACTACCGGTTGAAGCTGAAGGCGGAGGGCGACAAGGAGCGGGCGATCGTCCTGAAGCTGAACGCGGAGGCGCAGGCCAGGCAGCCGAAGGGGCAGCCGGAGACCGAGCAGAAGAATCCATGA